The segment TTTTGAGCAAGTTATTTGTTGTTCTGTTATTTCTGACCTGCCTATCTGAATGAACAGATCAGATCAATAAAGACATAGAAATCAGACTTTTCTGATTTAAATAGGTGTGTAAAATGCTACTATAATAGCTTAAGAGGCAGAAGTTGTTTAGAATTTAGGTGTCAGTTTTGTTGTAACATCAATCCTCTGAACAGTTGATCAAAAGTTTTCCATCAAGACAGGTTCACAttaaaattaggattttagtatcttattacattacatgttgaagttattacatttttcacaaaaaaaattcAACTCACTTTATAATGTAATAGCCATCATAAAACATGATAACTTATTACTTTATGTGCCAATAGGTTATTACGTCATGTGTCCAGCATTTTACTACTGCACATTATGGCCACTTaatcacattttgaatttttattactttttttattacattatgcacAGTTATAACAGTATgcatatttattacattataagtTGCTTCAGGgagcatgtgtgctcagcaaatgtgtgtgtgtgtgtgtgtgcgtgtgtatgtgtgtgtgtgtgtgtgtgagagagagagagagagagagagagagagagagagagaatatggagAAAAAAGATGTCTGCATTTACACTGCCATGTGTACCTATAGgcgatttctgtgtgtgtgtgtgtgtgtgtgtgtgtgggtgcgtatgtgtgtgtgtgtgtgtgtgtgagagagagagagagagagagagtgttcatgtgcgtgtgcatgtgtgtgtttgtcctctctcccctcccctctagCGAGGAGAGTAATGAGTTGTTAATGATCGGGCGGGCGAGGGGAGGAACATGGAGCTATTAGACTGACCTCTACCGCTCTGCACCTCCATCTCTCATCCGcatctctccccttcctctcttttctgttgAGATTTGTGTTATTTCTGCCTTACTCATAGATCTCACAAGATTGCGAGCTTGAGGTGTGCACCTTAGCCCACTGAGTGCCTCCTTTCCCCTTGTTTATATGTCTACTATCTCATTTTCTATTGCTTGTATCATCTGTCCTCCCATTCTTTTGCTTTCTCACTCTCGTTGTATGTATAAGGTCATATATAtactgatttctctctctctctctctctctctgtgtgtgtgtgtgtgtgtgtgtgtgtgcgtccacaGATAAGATTGACGATGACTTGGAGATGACCATGGTGTGCCATCGGCCAGAGGGCCTCGACCAGCTACAAGCTCAAACCAACTTCAGCAAGAGAGAGCTCCAAGTGCTGTACAGAGGCTTCAAGAATGTAAGTGAACGTACAGCTGCACTTTGGAGCGACCATTATAGGAATAcatcaagtttttgggagattggcctgtttaccattaagtgatgagaacatagacaccaaaatcatccatgtgtccccggtcgATCGTTCTCCATGCTCccgtgctccatgctaactctttactAGCATTATTCTAATTAAGAAGACTGAcgttttagtaataaaaagttattcatttttattatatggcctgtagattcatacattttttaaatgaaatatcattaactcaacaTAGCCGGCTTTATTTTTTAGAACTATTTCAGATTAGAAACCACctgtttttagctgtacacagtctcccatctcTCACCATGTttacttcctatggaaacaggaaaagtaGTTCTAGGTAGTTatcaacatttttattattattttatcttttctattattattattttacacttCATGTCAATTTTCCAcacaaaatgtcacacaaaaaacagacagacctagccgcatatcatttaagattacttatcATTTAGCTTTGTAACTTTGTAGCTAGCTTtatacaagttctcattttctcacttttgagataatgcttgTAGCCTTCaatcattcaacatagtgtatgctaaagtgttagcatggagcgaatgatctaccagggacacatggatgatttggtGTCTATATGTTCTTatcacttaatgggtaagttgaccaacagggcaaatctccccaaaactcggtgtattcctttaattctttgcatctctttctccctcgctccATTGCGCCCTCCATCATTCAGTGTCCACCTCTATTTGACCCATCCCTGGGGTTGGTCTTTCTAATTTATAGCATCCCCCgacgctctccctctcttttctctctccctctctctctccaggagtgTCCAAGTGGTGTCGTAAATGAGGAAACCTTCAAGCAAATATACTCCCAATTCTTCCCACATGgaggtagagtgtgtgtgtcgacgtgcacttgtgtgtgtgtatctcattATTGCTTCTGCTCAGTGTATTGACAAGCGTTTGCTCCCTCTCCTGCAGATGCCAGCACCTACGCACACTACCTGTTCAATGCATTTGACACAGCACACAACGGCTCCATCAAGTTTGAGGTTTGCAAAATTCAAGTTTCTCCAAGTTCACTCTAAAGTTTTTGAACGGGCTGCATTTCATTGATGCGTCAAAAGCTTTCCAACCAATATCTCCACATGAGAATATAATTTGGTCTTGAACATGGCTTTTCATACTGCAAGTTCAAGACATACTGTATTATAAAGCCTTTGTAGCACTCTGCCGTATAAGGTCCCCAGACCTGGGTTCAGAGAGGTGAAAGGCATAggcaatatactgtaggtagCTGCTATGTTGTTGCAGCCTCAGTTGGCATTTTTCAAGAGGAAATCAATGTAATTGTCCTCATAGATAAACTTCATTGAGCATGAGGTTACTCAATGAAGATTTGTACTAAAATTCTACATTCATATTACTTGTTGAATGTAACATTTCTTCGGCTATTTCCAAGACATTGTTTCATGTTAAGGTTGAATAGAACTGCAATACATCTACAAATATAAATGGGATCACTGAGAGACACTATTAGTGCTGTCCACCGCCAAAATTGCTGGAAAAATTAAatgctttttttgtatttcaagaTTATTACGTGACTAAAGCATGGGTTAGGTTATAGGTTTGATGTTAATTAGGCCTAACTAGATTTCTGCTGGCATAAACACTTACTGATGATAAAATGACATGAAGtagatgtgtttttatgtttgattCACATCCTTTTTATGAGCACTGTTAAAACAGAGGATATCTTTGAGGAAAATCTTTGCATGATTCCACTTTGGATGTCAACAATCATCAATAGCCTGGTTAAAAACTCACAAAGCACATTCTAAAGCTGCCTCATCCTGACTTTGGCTAGCTAGCCAGGATCCAAAGGGGTTAGCCCAGAATATTAACCCAGAATCTATCTGTGAAAGGGTGTTAAATAAGTCTAAATAAGGATAATTCTTATATTGTGGCAAAGGCAATGACTTTGGACCTGAAAAGTGTCAAACCATTTAGGCTTAATTAAAGGTGTGTGAAACTATAATTGATGCATTGCACGTTTAATTCCAGTGGGTACATATTATTCTAGATCGGGACTAAATCAAATAATATTGTCATTCACATCCACTTCAGCTGTGTCATTCTgttgttctctccatctctccatcaggACTTTGTTACAGCTCTGTCCATCCTGCTGAGGGGTTCggtcagagagaagctgcagTGGACCTTCAACCTCTACGACATCAACAGAGACGGATACATCAACAAAGaggtgtgtatctgtgtgtgtgtgtgtgtgtgtttgcatgccacACTTTCAATCATTTTATGTATCTACTGTTTCTATTGAGAAATATActgtgtttgtgcttttgtgttGAAGTCTCATCCTTTGACTGATGTCTATTTGTCACTTAacatgatttgtgtgtgtgtgtgtgtgtgtgtgtgtgtgtgtgtgtgtgtgtgtgtgtatgtgtgcgcgcgttTGTTCTGTTTCCCAGGAGATGACAGACATCGTCAGAGCGATATATGACATGATGGGGAAGTACACCTACCCTGTCTTGAAAAACGACGCACCCAAACAGCATGTGGATGCCTTCTTCCAGGTAAACACAACTGAATCTTTTATTTACATCCACAGAAGATATCAGCAGCTCACGACACAAACACTGACGATACCAAACAAGGATGCATGGCATTCATCGTGGACACATGGCACCGGCACAGATCCATCAGCTGCATGTAAATGAAGCAAAAAGCAAGATGGCGTTTAAatctataaaacaaaaaaactacaaaGCTGCATATGGTGATTGTTGACAAAGAACATGACCTTACCATTTGCAGGCCCCTTTCCACCAGACTGAACATTGCCAAAGCTATGAAAAAAGTAAAGTTTGCTTGTTGCTCTCCACAGAAAATGGACAAAAACAGAGACGGAGTGGTCACTCTTGATGAGTTCATCCTTTCCTGTCAAGAGGTACTCAATCTTCTTCAAACCCTAAATACATAATGCTGAAAATCTCTTGAACTTTGCTATTTGTGGTTTTTGCCACATGTAGTCAAACTGCATCTTTTACAGGATTTTTTCTTAAAGGCCACTTTCCCTCAGCTTCCTTGCTAAACCTTACTCCTTTGTCTCATTCAGTGTCATTCTGGTTATTGCTGCCTTACAGATGTTCGCATTTCAATATGGATGCCTATAGAGAGAGATTACCCACTCTTGCACAGCACTGTTATCACATTGACTTCATTTTATGGGCCTTTACTGGCCCCTAGTGGCGAGTTGGGTTATGACTGAGTGTTGCTTGTCAGATGCCTTTTTCTTTCCCAGTCTgcttctcacttttttttttcccctcccgtCTTCTCACttcacacaggatgaaaacatcATGAGGTCTCTACAGCTCTTTGAAAACGTCATCTAGATCGCAAAGCAGAGGGAGATGGTGCAATAGACGAAAGCGCAGAgcgggagaagaggagagaacgaggaggaggaggaggaggaggaggagaagaaggaggagaggcgaACCTGGATCTGCAAGAGAATAGGAAGAGTGAAAGCAAACAAGGGGCTTTTTGTCACTGCAGTGGTGACAGGTTGCCACAAAACTGTGTGGAGATGTCTTGCTGTAACAATTCCATGGCAACAACCCATCATGATGCTCGGTTAGGGAATTTGTCCTTCAGACGCAAACCCCCCGACCTTGATTTGACATTTCTGTGACCCTttatcacctctctctccatctccttccgtTGTTGCTGTCGTCGTCGTTAGAGTTACTGTCTTCTCGGACAGTGTGTATTTGATGCCATTGTGTAAATACTGATGCTGCCTCCATCTCACACTGGGTCAAAAACTCTTCAGAAATAATGTAATGTTAACCATATTATAGAGCAGGACTGGGATTCCCAAAAGCAGCTTAGCAAGGCGATCACATATGGAAAGATTCTACATGAAATCAGTGGTAAATCATTAAATGGTAGCATGATGAATTCTCTTATAATGAAGAATTCCCATGCCAATGTGTGAGGAACATTAACAGTATAGTAAGGCACAGAAGACACCGGCCTACAGTCTATTTGGCATACATGCCATTTAAAACTTGGTGACAATACATTGATGTTGACGCTAAGATGCTTTAATTTGGGAAGCCAGGTCCATGATGTAGCATCTTCAGCCAACTCATCCGTTTTCCAGAAGTGTAGTTCTACTCATAATCAATTCAGACACAGGCCTGTAAAGGTCTGAAGAGCTCAATTGGACCTCAGTCAGTCAGCTTGCGACAGTCTTCAGTCTTGTGACAGCTTGCGACGGCCTTCAAAAAGCCCTGCTATCTCCtactgtgtgtgttccagtggtGTCGGTcagtgttttaatgttgtgATGACTCTGTAGATACTTACTGTTGTGTTTGTGGCTTCTACTCGCTGTCTGGAATCACtcgcgtctgtctgtgtgtctctgattctagtctgtctgtccgtctctccgTCAGATTACGCGTTGCTCTGTAATTATTCGACCTGTTTCTCATTGGACGCTTCTTCATATACAAGCGGTTGACCATGTAAGACTGGCCTATCGACTCAAGAGTCCATTTTGAGGTATATAGATGTGTGGAGCTGTACaggcatgtgagtgtgtgtgtgtgtgtctggtgtccTGTTGTGGCATTTCTGTTTGCCAGAATATCAGACAGCATCATGTATCTTAGCATGTATCTTCAGCCAGTGCTATTCCGATCCAGCTACATGCATACTCCTGAATTGGCTGAAGGACAGTGTTTCTGCCGGAGAAGAAAGTTTGATCGCCTTCTTCAACTCTAATACTGACACTCAATAACCAACCTTTCActgtgagggagagacagaaaagagggggagggggggggggggggaggaggctAGAACGAGGGCCGGTGGAGGGAGGAATAGAGAAGCGGAGGAAGACAGAtgaagaaagatgagagagtaAAAAAAGACCTTTTCACTGATGCTGAAGGAACGGAAGCCATGTTTCACACACAAGAGCCATCGCCGTGAAGATTGAGCGACAcgaaaaaacacagatttataAATGATTTACTGTCATGCCCTCTCACTGTGCTGCCAATAGTATCATAGAGTTCCTTGCTGAGATGTGCTGCGGCTCAACTCAAATGTACCCATACATACTTTCAGACAGGccgacagacaggaagacagacagatagacaggcatacagacagactgataaaCACTGTCAGAATGAAATAATGTGTGTATTGAAATATTGTATAAAATCATTATATTTATCAATAaacttttcaaaaaacaaactgctgtcTTTTTGCTTTCTGCCGCTCCACAGCGTTTTCTCTGTCACAGCTTATAATTATAGCGTGTTAAAACCTTAAAATCAACTTTTATGGTGCATCATAAACAGCATGAGCAAAAAGGTTCACAAGAACGGTTTATATTGTTATTTACATAACTATACAACTAAAGTACAAAAAAAGGATGTGTACATTTGCGCCTCCATCTCAAAGGACATGGCGCACAAATGAAACATGATAAATGTGCATATGAAAAGAAAACTTAACCACCGTTACTGAACATGCATCTCTCCCTTCATTACCCAACATACAGCCGCTGTCTTGttttctccacttctctccctACTAATCCTGTCATTTATTCTCCTTTTAGCACTGCTTACCGTagcttatttaaaatgtaacattggttcattttttttgtgctaATGTGGATGCACCACACCTGTGTATGTACATAAGGGATTGGGATGGTGCGTTGTAGTTGGAGTGGGCAGGGAATATATAGATAAGGCCCAAAGGAGGCTTAAGCTCCAGACCCGTAGCTACAAAACGCCCCTTTAAATACTTTTTAATCTATGTGTTTTTCTGGAAAGATTCTTGATTTTGCACCATCTTCTGATAAAACAGGGCAGGGGATTCATTAAAAACGAGGCACCCATTTTAACAAGGGCACTCTGTCTTATAGGTGCTGCAATAGGCCTCCCTTTTATTGGTTTTGGTCTTCTTTAACTAAAAAATAACATGTGCAGGGGCCTCAGTGTAACACACAGTCTATCTGTAACAGAATTAGAAGATGGCCGCATTGATAGAAAACACCTTCACAAAACACTCAATCATGTATCGTATAAGTGTCTCGCCAGTGGAGAATGACCTGCCTTCTTCACACCCTTTATTTGATCCCCCTCTCCCTGGTCCCCACTCACTCTAATAGACAGAATAGGTACAAGCAGAAGATAAGAAGACGACAAGAGATTTTCACAAGACCAGCTGAGTGAAACAGCCTCCGTCTCCGGATCTGAAAAGTCTTGCAGTTCCCACGTATAGCGTGGCAGGATATTTAGTCCCAGCTGGATACACCAAGTTCTGTTTCTGCTTCAAAACAGGCATCACTCACCATCATCTGCGAACCATCCTTCAGTTTGTTTCTGCtcaacctgtttttttttttttctccattgcaTGGCACAAAATAAGTCCCAAGGATAATGTCCTCTATGTAATTCAATTTATTTATCCTCCCCGGGATAATAGATGATGCTCATTGATTATAGCGTGACACCGTGTGATGTGTAGGGCCTGTTTATAGAGTCTGGTCCCTATTCCCTCTCCTCGGCCCAGGGTTGGAGGTTCTGCAGGGCGTACAGGGAGGAGTTGTGGGCGCACAGCGGATCCGAGGCCGCTGATTCGCTGAGGGACTTCTGGAGGGCGgagtgctgcagctgcaggatgAGCCGATTGGCCTGCTGGCGctccgcctccctctcctcggctgtctgtctcctgaagcaagagaggggagaattaaaaaaatatgtgtgAGGTTATGTGAGATGAAAAGGACAGGGATGGAGTgtagaagtatgaaaagtatACATGAAACTGAGAAAGTGGGGATATGTGTTTAGATTAGAAATAAACGAGGAGAGATGGCGAGGAACAAAGAGAGCGATGCAAGGGAAGGCATGCAATAAAAGAAATGATGCCCTTGTAATAGTACTTGGTGATATATTTGGGAGATTGCTCATGAATTTACTTGATAAGCGGCAAAATATGGAGTGAAGTTTAAAAGCTGTCGAGGTGAAAATCAATACGAAATGCGCCCCGGCAATTTCAACTTTGCAGTTGTTATTTCTGTGTTTGGCCTCAGCGAGATTTTCTTTGCCAATTCAAATTCTATTTAAActtgattttttctttattcttcaCTCATTTTTGTTGTCATGTCTACGGGGTCAATTTACAGGAAATTACGCGTGAGGTCATCTGCAAAAGGGAAGTATGATTTCGGACCAGGACAAGAAAAAGTGATGTGACACTTTTCTGTGGATGAAAGCTAGATGTAATCTGGGTTCCCTATAGTTCTATAATGGTAAGATGCATTAGACGCGTGTATAGAAAACTTTGATGGAAATGGGAAGTTTCATAAGATCAGACCAACCTCCATTTGGTCCTGCGGTTCTGGAACCAGGTTTTGACCTGTGCGTCTGTCATCTTCAGGCTCTTGGCCAGCGCTGCCCGCTCGGCGCTGGCCAGGTATTTCTGCCGGTGGAAACGCTTCTCCAGCTCGCAGATCTGGACTCTGGAGAAGGACGTGCGGGGCTTTTTCCGTTTGGGAGGCGTCCGGTTCTGGTACGGGTGGCCTATCCGCCGCGTGACGGCGAACGGCACCAGGGCCGctgcagggaagagagagggagaagccgGTGAGTGGGGTGATGATATTCCTACAGCACAAAACAGACTAATTCACTATCCACTCTCTATGGAAATGCAAGGCCATAAATCACTGATATTTGCCCTCTTTGTCAACAATTGCCTATTTAGACTGTGTTGGCCATTTGTGAGCTACGCGAATGGTTGTAAATTATTGTGAGAGAAGAGCAGTAAACCTCAATTATTTGAAACAATAAAATTAcagaagaataaataaatattttcagctCAAAGTTGTTAGGGCCTTAGGATCATAACGATGTTTTCGGTTCTCTGCTCTGCTAATTACAGAGAGGACAGTAGGCCTATTGGCCcatttatcttttcttttttcatataATGCTTGTTTCAGTCTTCATTAAATTTCCGTAATAAAACTACAGGCCTTACATTATGATAAAATGTTTTACACCAACTTTATTCCGCAGAATTTACGTATAATCTTACTCTACCTTATTATCAAATAAGGAACACTTTATACCCTACTACTTTCCTCTAGCCTATAGTTTCTGCActgtattattatatataatttattcaattccattttgtcattcattgatgaaaatgtaattcaaTTTAAATTGCACCaataaattattatcattatcaccatgctgttgttgttttgcctaTTTAAAAATACAGATTATTGTGATGAGATGTCTGAATATAATCTTACAGTTACTTTGCTTGTCAGCAACATGTAACAATTTAAATATCCAACTACTAAAGCTGAGTGAAGTCAGTTGGACAGACACGAGGTAGGCTATATGATAATAAGCTGTAAACCTATTATCTAACTTACTGCTAAAACACACTGGACCTTAATTATCAAGTAATATAGCCtgcaaatattttatttacagAAAGCCCTTTTAATAAATGCAGTTAATTTCAGTTGGCAGTATATAACATTTACAAATATATGgcacacatatttatttatttattttttttcatttttgcttttggTCCAGTAGCATTTACTAATGTTTTACACATAAAGAAATATTAATGGGAGAAAAACCCCATTAGATCTAACAGCTGTCCTACCTGATATTCTGTCCTTGGCGAACCTGTTCCCTATCCAGGGGAAGCACAAGCCTCCAAAGCCGGGAACGGCGCTCTGGACCGGGGCTGGGGGCCCCGGGGCGGTCACGGGTCTGTGGGCCGGGACTCGGATCACTCCCCGGCTGCCCAGACTCCTGCTCTCTCCGTACGAACCCGAAGCCTCTACCGGAGGCACTATACCggagagggagatagacagCGCGGTGTAAGAGGGCGCGCTGGCCCCGGTCGGGCTTCCTAAACTGTAGTAACCGTCCCCGTTGCTTAAATCCGATCCACTTTGCCTTCCAGCGGTCCGCCCGTTTTCTGGCTCCGTACCGGCTCCCAGGATCTGGTCGATGCCGAAGCTGATGGGCTCGTGGTGGGCCGGTTTGGGAGGAGGGCTCGGCGCGCTGGGTGCTTGCTCCATCCCCGCCGCTCTGTCGCACAAAAAAACCAAGGGacgaagaaagagagagagagagagagagagagagagagagagagagagagagagagagagagagagagagggatagagggagatgTTTTCTGAGGATTCGCGGCAGGGTCAAACTGTTCCAAAAGTCAACGCCACTAGTGTCTCCATCGTTATCCAGTCGTCTGTCCAGAATCCAGCGCGTCCTTTGATGTGTTAGAAAGGCCTCATTCAGAAGACTGGCTCCTCTCTACAGGCTGTGGTGAAAGTTTGATGTGCGTTTGGAGAGATGTGACGCTCTGTCCTCCTCTCAGCGCGTCAAAACGCTCCGTCTGGCAGCTCCgtcctcctctatctctctccacctttcaTTGGCTGGCACCGGAATGACTGATTGAATGTTAATGGGGGTAGGCCCACGTTTTGGCACAATGACCAAGATTTCCCATAACCACGGGCGTCAGTTGGGTATGGCACCTTCCATACCTTAGTCTAAGTGAGTCCATATTTGATCTTGTCGTTTTTTTCTATCATTATAATGAAGAGCAAGGAGCAAGCGACAACTTGATCGAAATATATGCCatagccatatctaaaaaaaaatcacattaggGCAgaattcaggaccaatgttccttCTGAGCTGTGTGCGTTTGGTGACGaacgtctaataatttatcacattgaccaaataatatcttgtcagtcatcagtcagtgtTCCGCTCGTCCCCAGAAATGTGGTCTGTATGAGCAGGAttggaagttttggtgtcaaatattagatgcagggactttgtcATACCTTatggtttagtgaattgacgccGCTGCCCATAACCATTTTTCAGGTTATATGGAAATTGCGCATCATTtgtcctgctgtctgtgtcaCCTGGTTGGACAGTTTGTATTCATTTGACACGACTGGAACGTAGGCCTACGGGAGTAATAAGTCTTTACTTAAAATAGTTTGCAGCTATTAGGAAAATGTTTTACCTATTGCCATTGACTATTTATCATATGTATTTTTAAGAAGTAACCAAAAGGAAGAAATATTTCACAATTTCTAATTTAAATGTATAAAACGCGTGACGCTTTATAACCAAATGCGGATCAATCACATTCATATTTCTTTTATATTCGCCCGCAAAGGGACATTTAATGTTGATCTATCAATTGATGTTGGTTTGATGTTGGTCTatcaaatggaagaaaaaaaaaatatcaatgaaAGCACATTTTACAGCTACATTTATCAACCAGTCTGACATTTATTTGAGGTTTTGGAGGAAGAATAACAATAAGGCCAGGGCAATAATTCTATACCTGCTAACTGCTGCGTAATTACGCACATCTAATTCACGACATTAAACACTCCACGTCTgttttaaaataaaaggaaaaccTTATTGATCACTGTCAGTGAATCACCAGCACCTATGGAGCTTGGTGAAGCATTACACGCGCTTATTTGTTCCTGGTTGCCAGTGCCACATTAAATGAGCTGACAAGGGAAGGCCATGGGCTACCTCAGATAAAGTGTCCGGACTCTGGAAGCTGCTAACCGGTCAGATTCAATGTAGCTGGCGCCCAAAGTGAGCAGATAATCGCATTTCCACTAACTTGTCTTAGGGCCAGACAAATGCTCAACGGGCCTGGATGCGGCAGGTGGCTTTTTAGGCTATCACATTACTATACTATAACAAACTAATTGCCAGCTTATTCATTTACTGACAAAGGGATTGCTCATTTTTTTAGCCTGTGCAACATATTCATTTACGCATCGGTTTTCTGTAGGCTATGTTTTACTGTCTAAACtatgtaactaattacattttagtatatgaGTCATGCTATAGTTTTGGCAAAAATTGATGTAGACCATTGCCAACCCTTTAGTAGCCTAAGTCTTTTATGTATAACCACAGTGCATTTACCCAAGAAactgtgaattgaattgatccAGTAAGCTATGTTAAGCTGCATAAAAAATGTCATAACGGACTAAAATGACACTGGGTCAATTTTAATTCGTGAGGTTAGACGCTACAAAATCGAAACGGAAAcgccaaaaaatatatatattaaaaaaaaaaaaaaaaaagatccgcATTTCGCCTCTCACAATATAGTCTTATGAAGCAATATGAGATGGGACAAGGCCTGAGGTGTTTGTTTGGCAATATGGACAGACTCTGACTGTTGGCTGCTTCACCCCGCCATATGTGAGCACACCGGTGGCTTTTGATGGGGGAGAATTGGTCTGTTATAGCTGTCATCTTTGTAGACATTTTTATGTTTCTCTCACTGACAATCGCACTGAAATAATCCACAAACAGCAATTATGATAGAGCTTGTTGAACAtataaaacagttttatttattcaagaaACTCATTTAATCACTCTCTACCATTTTGGATAGCATATAGGAGCACGTTTCGCATAGGATGACTCATGACTCGGCCACGAATTAATAATTGCTTTATAAGATTTGATAATAATTCCATCTGTCCTGACTCCCCTATGGAGTGAAGGCAGTCCCTCAAGCCTGTAGAGAGCAGACGGGGTCCCACTGGTTGCAGATGTTGGGTGTTAGTAATCCGGTGTAATCCAATGATTATGAGTGATTATGACACATTAACCCTGACCTACCGAGACACCACCGTCACACCGGTTATCCAAAACGCACCAGGAAAAGCCCCAGCCCGCCGCCCcttatgaatttattgatggtctaaatgctgagGACAGTGTCGGACCTTTTCATTGTTTCATGattacagcagaaaaaaagataaaggaaTTACTACCAAGAGtccacta is part of the Centroberyx gerrardi isolate f3 chromosome 16, fCenGer3.hap1.cur.20231027, whole genome shotgun sequence genome and harbors:
- the kcnip1a gene encoding A-type potassium channel modulatory protein KCNIP1 isoform X3, with the translated sequence MTMVCHRPEGLDQLQAQTNFSKRELQVLYRGFKNVSALSLQECPSGVVNEETFKQIYSQFFPHGDASTYAHYLFNAFDTAHNGSIKFEDFVTALSILLRGSVREKLQWTFNLYDINRDGYINKEEMTDIVRAIYDMMGKYTYPVLKNDAPKQHVDAFFQKMDKNRDGVVTLDEFILSCQEDENIMRSLQLFENVI
- the kcnip1a gene encoding A-type potassium channel modulatory protein KCNIP1 isoform X2, which encodes MTMVCHRPEGLDQLQAQTNFSKRELQVLYRGFKNECPSGVVNEETFKQIYSQFFPHGGRVCVSTCTCVSFAPSPADASTYAHYLFNAFDTAHNGSIKFEDFVTALSILLRGSVREKLQWTFNLYDINRDGYINKEEMTDIVRAIYDMMGKYTYPVLKNDAPKQHVDAFFQKMDKNRDGVVTLDEFILSCQEDENIMRSLQLFENVI
- the kcnip1a gene encoding A-type potassium channel modulatory protein KCNIP1 isoform X1 — encoded protein: MAGCAKRCKQGLVKFVVSLHKLVTGTLIKDKIDDDLEMTMVCHRPEGLDQLQAQTNFSKRELQVLYRGFKNECPSGVVNEETFKQIYSQFFPHGDASTYAHYLFNAFDTAHNGSIKFEDFVTALSILLRGSVREKLQWTFNLYDINRDGYINKEEMTDIVRAIYDMMGKYTYPVLKNDAPKQHVDAFFQKMDKNRDGVVTLDEFILSCQEDENIMRSLQLFENVI
- the tlx3a gene encoding T-cell leukemia homeobox protein 3; translation: MEQAPSAPSPPPKPAHHEPISFGIDQILGAGTEPENGRTAGRQSGSDLSNGDGYYSLGSPTGASAPSYTALSISLSGIVPPVEASGSYGESRSLGSRGVIRVPAHRPVTAPGPPAPVQSAVPGFGGLCFPWIGNRFAKDRISAALVPFAVTRRIGHPYQNRTPPKRKKPRTSFSRVQICELEKRFHRQKYLASAERAALAKSLKMTDAQVKTWFQNRRTKWRRQTAEEREAERQQANRLILQLQHSALQKSLSESAASDPLCAHNSSLYALQNLQPWAEERE
- the kcnip1a gene encoding A-type potassium channel modulatory protein KCNIP1 isoform X4 encodes the protein MTMVCHRPEGLDQLQAQTNFSKRELQVLYRGFKNECPSGVVNEETFKQIYSQFFPHGDASTYAHYLFNAFDTAHNGSIKFEDFVTALSILLRGSVREKLQWTFNLYDINRDGYINKEEMTDIVRAIYDMMGKYTYPVLKNDAPKQHVDAFFQKMDKNRDGVVTLDEFILSCQEDENIMRSLQLFENVI